In Papaver somniferum cultivar HN1 unplaced genomic scaffold, ASM357369v1 unplaced-scaffold_114, whole genome shotgun sequence, a genomic segment contains:
- the LOC113328659 gene encoding uncharacterized protein LOC113328659, with protein sequence MTKALSAKGNTGYIGGTVKKPTSTTDLPHWTRCDDLVGRWISNYVDPSIQSSTMKQDNLYIARYYTNLKSLWDQLDAFRQIEPCICGAGKSYVENHNQDRSMEFLQGLHDRFSSLRSQILLMEPMPSPAKIYNHVRQEEEQQGINSSCLPFVESATINVTCSDNRNQRPFPNNGPNKRARHFCDHCNKYGHTRQTYWKLNGYPKDFPMPRDLESHVIAAVTQPATTAPPISAAQYARLGSLLEPENDCTDVAPYANFAGP encoded by the exons ATGACAAAAGCGCTCAGTGCGAAAGGCAATACAGGTTATATTGGTGGTACTGTCAAAAAGCCAACTAGCACCACTGATCTACCTCACTGGACGAGATGTGACGATTTGGTTGGAAGATGGATTTCCAATTATGTGGATCCATCGATTCAATCAAGCACCATGAAACAAGACAACTTGTATATTGCAAGGTATTACACTAATCTGAAATCTCTTTGGGATCAATTGGATGCTTTCAGGCAAATTGAACCCTGTATTTGTGGTGCCGGAAAGAGCTATGTTGAAAATCATAATCAGGATAGGTCAATGGAGTTCTTACAAGGATTACATGATCGGTTTTCTTCATTGCGGAGTCAGATTCTTCTCATGGAACCCATGCCTTCCCCTGCCAAGATTTATAATCATGTGAGACAAGAAGAGGAGCAGCAAGGTATAAACTCTTCTTGTCTTCCATTTGTTGAATCTGCAACCATTAATGTTACTTGTAGTGACAATCGCAACCAGAGACCTTTTCCAAATAATGGTCCCAACAAGCGTGCACGTCATTTCTGCGATCATTGCAATAAGTATGGCCACACTAGGCAAACCTACTGGAAATTAAATGGATATCCGAAGGATTTTCCAATGCCAAGGGATCTAGAGTCTCATGTAATTGCTGCTGTTACTCAACCTGCAACTACTGCACCACCCATCAGTGCCGCTCAATATGCACGTCTTGGGTCTCTCCTTGAACCTGAAAATGATTGCACTGATGTAGCTCCGTATGCCAATTTTGCTG GGCCGTAG